The sequence TCCTTTCGATAACAAATTGTGAAGCTGAGTCATGAAATAAATCATAAGCCTGAATTGAGCATGCTTTCAGAGAATAAGGCTAAAATACAGAAAGTATCATTTATTTGGTTTAAATTAGATAATTGTGTACTTAATGTTATTTTTGGGGCGGTGGAACTGAATATACTGGGTTCAAACCTAATAAGAGGAACCACCATGAAAATAATCATAAAATCAGTATTGGCAATGAGCATCTTGGCTGCAGGTTCAGTTCAGGCATTTGAACTCACGAGCAATGATATTCAAGAAGGTCACCCAATGGCGAAGACGTTTGAATACTCTAGCTGGGGTTGTGATGGCGATAACTTATCACCTCAGTTGATGTGGAAAGACGCGCCAGCAGGAACCAAGAGTTTTGCGATTACAGCTTACGACCCGGATGCACCAACCGAAAGTGGTTTTTGGCATTGGGTCGCATTTGACATCCCAGCAACGGTAAACGAATTACCACGCGCTGTGGACATCGCGAAGTTAGGTGGCAAAGAAGGGCGCATCGATTACGGAAGCGTCGGCTTTGGTGGTGCTTGCCCTCCCGAGAAGGACGGCATGCACCGTTACCAATTCACCGTTTGGGCATTACCAACGGACAAACTTAGCCTAGATGAAAACACGCCGTCTGCTGTGGTCGGTTTTACGCTGAACAGCATGGCGTTAGACAAAGCGAGATTAACAGCAACTTATACTCGCTAGCTTGCTAATCAAGCAGCACGATTGGCACAAGAAACACAACAAAACAGACAAGGGGATGAGATGAATCATCAATATCAAGTGACAGTCTTTCGCGCAGAGCAATTACAGAAGCTGCGTAATGTGAGGATTCTATCCCCTAGTATCATTCAGAT comes from Vibrio bathopelagicus and encodes:
- a CDS encoding YbhB/YbcL family Raf kinase inhibitor-like protein; translated protein: MKIIIKSVLAMSILAAGSVQAFELTSNDIQEGHPMAKTFEYSSWGCDGDNLSPQLMWKDAPAGTKSFAITAYDPDAPTESGFWHWVAFDIPATVNELPRAVDIAKLGGKEGRIDYGSVGFGGACPPEKDGMHRYQFTVWALPTDKLSLDENTPSAVVGFTLNSMALDKARLTATYTR